The following proteins are co-located in the Billgrantia tianxiuensis genome:
- the ada gene encoding bifunctional DNA-binding transcriptional regulator/O6-methylguanine-DNA methyltransferase Ada has product MIETTSDSLAPFDSDEAKWTAVLARDTAADGAFVYAVRTTGIYCRPTCPSRRPRRENAEFHADATAAERAGYRPCQRCRPQDVSLAQHHAESVARACRLIEAAEDLPSLDELAQAAGLSRFHFHRVFKSVTGLTPRAYAIARRAERVREELASCETVTEAMYEAGFNSSGRFYAGTDRMLGMTPKRYRSGGKDMEIRFALGECSLGTILVASSEKGICAISLGSDPEQLLQEFQDRFANATLIPGGKDFDAWVAQVVGFVEAPGLGLSLPLDIRGTAFQQRVWQALTEIPVGTTISYAELAERIGSPKSVRAVARACASNPVALAIPCHRVVRSDGALSGYRWGVERKRTLLEREAKRADVPMLEREPE; this is encoded by the coding sequence ATGATCGAGACAACCAGCGACTCACTTGCTCCCTTCGATTCCGATGAGGCGAAATGGACGGCGGTGCTGGCCCGCGACACGGCGGCGGATGGCGCTTTCGTCTACGCGGTGCGTACCACCGGCATCTATTGTCGCCCAACCTGCCCGTCGCGCCGGCCACGCCGCGAAAACGCCGAATTCCATGCCGATGCGACGGCGGCGGAGCGAGCCGGCTACCGGCCTTGCCAGCGCTGCCGCCCTCAGGATGTCTCGTTGGCTCAGCACCATGCCGAGAGCGTCGCCCGCGCGTGTCGGCTCATCGAAGCCGCCGAGGATCTGCCTTCTCTCGACGAACTGGCACAGGCCGCGGGGTTGAGCCGCTTCCACTTTCACCGTGTGTTCAAGTCGGTTACTGGACTCACGCCCAGGGCCTACGCCATCGCCCGACGGGCGGAGCGCGTGCGCGAAGAACTCGCCAGTTGCGAAACGGTCACCGAGGCGATGTACGAGGCGGGCTTCAACTCCAGCGGACGCTTCTATGCCGGTACCGATCGCATGCTCGGCATGACGCCCAAGCGTTACCGTTCAGGAGGGAAAGACATGGAGATCCGCTTCGCCCTTGGGGAGTGTTCATTGGGCACCATACTGGTGGCGAGCAGCGAGAAGGGCATATGCGCCATTTCCCTGGGCAGCGATCCGGAGCAGCTGCTTCAGGAGTTCCAGGATCGTTTCGCCAATGCCACTCTCATTCCCGGAGGGAAGGATTTCGATGCCTGGGTGGCCCAAGTGGTGGGTTTCGTCGAAGCGCCTGGTCTCGGGCTTTCGCTGCCGCTGGACATTCGTGGCACTGCCTTTCAGCAACGGGTCTGGCAGGCGCTGACCGAGATTCCCGTGGGCACCACGATCAGCTATGCAGAGTTGGCGGAACGTATCGGTTCTCCCAAGTCGGTGCGTGCCGTGGCCAGGGCCTGCGCCTCCAACCCTGTTGCGCTTGCCATTCCCTGCCATCGGGTCGTACGCAGCGATGGGGCGCTTTCCGGGTATCGCTGGGGCGTGGAGAGAAAACGCACGCTGCTCGAGCGAGAGGCGAAGCGGGCTGATGTCCCAATGCTGGAGAGGGAACCCGAATGA